CAGCGCGGCGCGGATGAGCGCGGGGGTCTCGGCCTCGGGATCGTCGCCCGCCGCCTGCGCCACGGCCGAGGCCGCCTCGCCCGGCGCGTAGCCAAGGTTGCCGAGCGCCGAGAGCGCCTCGGCCTGTGCCGAGGCATTGGGCTTGGGCACGGGGGCCTTGCGGGCGGCGGGCGCGGGGGTCGCCACCGGCTCCGCCTCGATCACCACGTCCTCGGCCGAGGTCACCCGCCCGGTGCCCATGGCCATGATCATCGGCGCCTTGTCCTTCAGCTCGTTGACCACGCGCTGCGCGGTCTTCGGGCCGATGCCCTTGGCGGCCTTGATCGAATTCCAGTCGCCGAGCGCGATCGCCCGGCTCACCCCGTCCGGCCCAAGCGTGCCGAGGATGGCGAGCGAGGCCTTGGCCCCGACGCCCTGCACGGTCATCAAGAGGCGGAACCATTCCTTCTCGACCAGCGAGGGGAAGCCGAAGAGCTGCAGCAGGTCCTCGCGCACCAGAAGGTCGGTGTAGAGCGCCGCCGCCTCGCCGGGGGCAAGGCTCATCAACACCCGCTCCGAGCAATAGACCACGTAGCCCACGCCCCGCACGTCGATCAGCGCGTGATCGTCACCCTTGTAATCCACCCGTCCGGCGATCCGTCCGATCATGCCTTCACCTTCATTCTCTGCGCGCCCTGATGATGCGCGTGACATATGGCGATGGCCAGAGCGTCCGCCGCGTCGGGGCTGTCGATGACGACGCCCGGCAGCTGCATCCGCACCATGTGGTCCACCTGCGCCTTCGCTGCGTGGCCGACGCCGACCACCGTCTTCTTCACCGTGTTGGGGGCGTATTCGCCGATCTCGAGCCCGAACTGCGCCGGCACCAGCATGGCGATGCCGCGCGCCTGCCCCAGCTTCAGCGTGCCCGCGCCGTCACGGTTGACGAAGGTCTGTTCCACCGCGGCGATCTCGGGCTGCCAGCGGTGCAGCACGTCGGTCAGCTGCTCGTGCAGCGTCAGCAGCCGCGCGGCGAGCGTGCCCGGTCCCGAATCGCAGGTGCCGTTGGCGACGTGCCGCAGACGGCTGCCCTCCGCCTCGATCACACCCCAGCCGAGGTGCCTGAGGCCGGGATCGATTCCGATGACCCGCATTTTCGCCTGCCCGTTCTTGTTTTTCTGTCTTCCGACTAGCACGAAACGCGAACATCCGCCAAGCCCCCGCTCCCGCGCATTTTTCCACCTGCGGCGGCCGGGGCACGCCACCGGCCAGATCGCGGGTGGAAACCGACATTTCATGGCCGACGAGCGACACCTTCATGACAGCGGGATGACGCGAGACGCCCGAAATTTGAGCCCGTTTACAGAAGCTTTGCCCAATTCGAGTGCTATGTGAAAACTGCAGGGCCCCCATGCGTTTTTGACCAGTTGTTAGACGTGCCTGCCGGTTCTATCTCCCGCTCAGAATTCAGGCACTTTGAAAACTCCCAACAAGGACACTGACCCATGGCTGCTTATGACTACTCGCGCGACGCCACCGGCGCCGCCGGTCTGGCAGGCCGGATCGGCAACGTCTTCGTCACCGGCTTCGCGCCTGTCGCCGCTGATGAGACCCCCCGTTCGGCCGGCCTCTTCGCTACTCTCTTCGGCATGGTTGCCGAGTGGAACGACGCCCGTCTGACCCGCAAGAGCCTGATGGCTCTGACCGACCGCGAACTCGACGATATCGGCCTGACCCGCGCCGACATTCCCGCGATCGCACGTCGTCGCTGATCTCTTTCGGGATCATGCATAAAGGCCGCTGTCCCGAGGGACGGCGGCCTTTCTCGTTTCCGGGCCGGACAAGCCGGCCGATGTGACGGGGCCGCGGCCCCGCCCGGTGTCAGGTCAGAAGGGTCAGGCCAGAAGCGCCTGCAGGTGCATGGCGATCCACAGCGTGGCCGGATCGACGCCCAGCACCCAGGATCCCAGCTTGTCGGCGACGCTGCCATCCGAGAGCCGCGCGACATGTTCGGAGTAGTTCGCGGCACCAAGGTTGGCGAGCATCACGCCCTTGAAGGCCAGCAGGCCGAGCAGCGCGAAGAGCAGGATGCGCAGCCGCGGCACGGGCAGCTTGCGGATCGGCCGGTGCTCGATCACGCCGTTGCGGTTGACCTTGGTGACATAGCCCTGCGCCAGCTTGCGGTGCTTTTCCTTGATAGCCCGCTGGCGACGCTCGAAACTTCTCAGAGCGCTTTCCATACCGCGAAACCCCTCGTTACCTTACAAATACGCGATGTATTTTAAGGAACAGCGCGGCAGAAATGGGGCAGGAAGGCGGCATTTCTGCCGCCATTCGATCACGAAGGCTTGCGCAGCGTGAGCGTGACCCACTCGCCGATCTCGTCGCGGCGGGCCAGCTCGACCCCCTGCTCGGCATAGGCGGCGACGACCTCGTCGGCCTGACGGATCAGGATCCCCGACAGGATCGCGTAGCCGCCCGGCGCGAGATGCGCCGCCATGTCCGGCGCGAGGTCGATCAGAGGCTGCTTGAGGATATTGGCGAAAACAAGGTCATAGGGCGCGCGCGCCGCAAGGTCGGGATGGCCGAAGCCGGCCGCCTCGACGCAGATCACCTTGCCCTCGAGGTTGTTGGCGCGCACGTTCGCCTCGGCCACTTCCACGGCGACCTCGTCGATGTCCGACACGATCACCGGGTTCGGCCAGATGCGCGCGGCGGCCATGCCGAGCACGGCGGTGCCGCAGCCGATGTCGGCGACGTTCTGGCCGACCATGCCGTCGTTCGCCAGCCGGTCGAGCGCCCGCAGGCAGCCGAGCGTGGTGCCGTGGTGGCCGGTGCCGAAGGCCATGGCGGCCTCGATCAGCAGCGGCTCGGAGCCCTCGGGGATCTTGTCGGCGTCATGCGAGCCGTAGACGAAGAAGCGCCCGGCCTCGACCGGGGTCAGCTCGCGGCGCACCTTGTCGACCCAGTCCTGGTCCGGCACTTCCGAAATCACGAAGGGCGGCGCGGAAAAGGCCGCGGCAAGCAGCGCCAGCTCGACATCGTTCGGACGCTCGAGGAAGAAGCCGCCGACCTCCCAGGTGCCGGTGCCGTCCTCGATCTCGAAGACGCCGACGCCGGTGGGCTCGGGCTCGAGCTCCTCGATGGCCTCGCCCAGGGCCTCGGCCGCGGTCTTGTCGCTCAGCTTGGTGAAGGCGGTCCAGGTCCTGGCCATGTCGTGCTCTCCTTTAAGGGTTGGCCTGCCCGATACAGCCTTTGGGTCTTCCGCGCCAGTGCGCATCCGCCCCGGAACGCACGCCCGCCGCCCGAAAAGCAAAGCCCCGCCGGAGCGGCGGGGCTTGGTGAAGGTCAGACCCACTTGGCCAGCGGCGGCAGGCTCATCAGCACCGCGTCGGGATCGTGCCCGGTGGCAAGGCCGAACTTGGTGCCCCGGTCGTAGACGAGGTTGTACTCGGCATAGAGCCCGCGGTGGATCAGCTGCGCGTCCTTCTCGGCCTCGCCGAAGCCCATGACGCGGCGCTTCTCGACCAGCGGCAGGTAGGCCGGCAGGAAGGCCCGGCCGATGTCCTGCGTCAGGGCGAAATCCGCCTCCCAGTCGCCGGTGTTGCGGTCATCCATGAAGATGCCGCCGACGCCGCGCGCGCGCTTGCGGTGCGGGATGTAGAAATACTCGTCCGCCCAGGCCTTCAGCTCGGGATAGAGCGCCTCGCCATGCGGATCGAGATGGGACTTCTGCACGGCGTGGAAATGCGCCGTGTCCTCGTCGTACTCGAGGCAGGGGTTGAGATCCGAGCCGCCGCCGAACCACCAGGCCCCCGGCGTCCAGAACATGCGGGTGTTCATGTGCACCGCCGGCGCATGCGGGTTCTGCATGTGGGCAACGAGGCTGATCCCCGAGGCCCAGAAGCGCGGGTCGGCCTCGATCCCCGGCACGCCGCGCGCCGCCATGGACTTCTGCGCCGCCGCGCCGAGCGTGCCGTAGACGGTCGAGACGTTGACCCCGACCTTCTCGAACACCCGGCCGCCGCGCATCACGCTCATCAGCCCGCCGCCCGCGTCGCTGCCGTCGTCGGCGCTGCGCGTGGTCGGCGTCACCTCGAAGCGGCCCGCCGGCGCGTCCGACAGCGGCCCTTCCGCGTGGCTGTCCTCGAGCCCCTCGAAGGCCGCCACGATCTCGTCGCGCAGCGCGCGGAACCAGGCCGAGGCGCGCGCCTTGCGCTCGTCAAACACGTCGGTCATGTCGTCTCTCCTGCCCGGCTCAGTGCATCGGTGCGCCGACCGGGTCGATCAGCGTGCGGCCGCCGTCGACGGTCATGATCTGCCCGGTCATGAAGCCCGAGGCGTCCGAGGCGAGGAACTGCACCGCCTCGCAGACCTCGTCCGGCCCGGCGATGCGCCCGGCGGGGGTGTGCTTCTCGATCTCGGCGCGGTAGCCGGGATGTTCCTTGAGGATGTTCTTCAGGCTCGAGGACATCAGCGAGCCGAAGGCCACCGAGTTCACCCGGATCTTCTGGTCGGCCAGCGCCACCGCCATCGAGCGGGTCAGCTGGTCCAGCGCCGCGACCGACACCGAGTAGCCCAGCAGGTGCGGGTTGGTGCGGGTGGCGGCGATCGACGAGATGTTGATGATCGAGCCGACGCAGCGGGTGTCCTGCCCCTCGGCCTGCTTGATCATCCGCTTGGCGACGATCTGGCTGAGGCGCATCGCGGGCATCAGGTTCTGCCCGATCATCGTCTCGAGCGAGACATCCTCGCAGTCGTGCACGTCGGTGGGCAGGATCTGCCGCGCGCCGTTCACCAGGATGTCGACCCGGTCATAGGCGTCGAGCGTGGCCGAGAGCAGGTTGGCCAGCGTCAGCTTCTCGCGCAGGTCGCCGGCGAAGTAGCGCATGGTGCTGTCTTCCTCGACCGGGCCGCATTCCTTGGCCAGCCGGTTCTCGTCCATGTCCGCGAACATCACGTTCGCGCCACGCGATGCGAAGTGCCGGGCAATCGCCAGCCCCACGCCATTGGCGGCGCCGGTGACGATGGCGGTCTTGCCTTCGATGGAAAAACTCATGGGAATCCCTTGAATGTTTGCGCCAAATTAGCCGCAATCAGCGTCCCGGGCGAGAGGCGTGAAGGATCTTGAACCGCGTATCGCCCGCGATCTCCTCGGAGTTGCGGAAGCGCTCGGAAAGTCGCGTCTCGTAGGGCAGGTGCCGGTTGGCGACGAGCCAGAGCTGGCCCGAGGGCTTCAGCACCCGCGCCGCCGCGTCGATGAAGGCCTGGCCGAGCGACGGCTCGGCCTTGCGCCCGGTGTGGAACGGCGGGTTCATCACCACCGCGTCCAGCAGCGCCGGCGGCCGCCAGCTCAGCGCGTCGGCCCAGTGGAACTGCGCACGCGGGTCGGTGACATTGCGCCGCGCGCAGTCGAGCGCGTCGTGGTCGGCCTCGACGAGGTGCAGCGTGCCGATCTTCTCGCGGGTGAGCAGGCCCATCGCCAGCCCGCCCCAGCCCGCACCGAGGTCCGCGACATTCGCACCCAGCTTCTCGGGCAGCGCGGCAAGCAGCGCCTCGCTGGCCGGATCCGGCCCGTCGGCCGAGAAGACGCCGGGCGCGGTCCATTGCCCGCCGGGCAGCGGCGCGGGGCCCCTGGCCCAGTCGGCAAAGGCGTCGGTGGCGGCGAACCAGATGGTCTTGCCATGCGCCTTGGACACCTGCCCGCGGATCTCGGTGCGGGCGCGCAGCGCCTTGAGGCAGGCATCGACGCCGTCGGTCTTCTGGCCGTCGACGATCACCAGCCCGCCCTTCGCGGCGGCATTGGCCTCGGCGATCCAGGCCTCGGCCCGGTCGCGGGCGCGGGGAAGGAAGACGATGGCGGCGGCAAATTCGCCCTCGGGGGCCAGCGCGACGGTCCAGCCGCGGCGCTCCCAGGCGGCATGATCGGGGGCAAGACGCTGGACGACGGTGCAGCGCTCGCGCGGCAGCTCGGACGCGTCGAAGTCGCCCGGCGCGCCAAGCAGAAGGATGCGCCCTTCGGAGGGCAGGTCGAGACCTCCCTCGAGCGCGAAACTCAATCGGGTATCAGACATGGCAGAACCGCCGCGGGGGGCGGATCACTCCTTTTCCATGGTGCATTGCAGCGGATGCTGGTGACGCCGGGCAAAATCCATGACCTGCCCCACCTTGGTCTCGGCGATCTCGTGGCTGAACACGCCGACCACCGCGACCCCCTTCTTGTGGACCGTGAGCATCACCTCGAAGGCTTGGGCATGGGTCATGCCGAAGAAGCGCTCGAGCACGTGCACGACGAACTCCATCGGCGTGTAGTCGTCGTTCAGCAGCAGCACCTTGTAGAGCGGCGGGCGCTTGGTCTTGGGCTTGGTCTGCAGCACGACATCGGCGCCGCCCTCGCCATCGCGGGGGTCGTTGCGGTCGGACATGTGGAATTTGTGGGCCGTGACGGGGTGGGTCATCTCGGGGACGCTTTTGCTTTGCGTGTGCTTTGCGGTTCCGGCTTTGAAGGGTCTATATAAATCCAAGGAGCCGCGGAGAAAAGACCCGTGGCCGGGAGAGGCGTCAATATGACCCGGAAACTGCAAACAATCGGCTTCGATGCCGACGATACGCTCTGGCACAACGAGCGTTTCTTCACCCTCACGCAGGAGCGATTCGCCGAACTGCTCGCCGATCACGCCGAGCGCGACCACCTCGACGCCCGCCTGCTGGCCGCCGAGACGCGCAACATCGGCCACTACGGCTTCGGCGTGAAGGGCTTCGTGCTCTCGATGATCGAGACCGCGATCGAGGTCACCGAGGGCCGTGTGCCCGGCGCGGTGATCGGCCAGATCCTCGCCGCCGGGCAGGAAATGCTCTCGCACCCGGTCGAGCTCCTGCCCCACGCGCAGGAGGCGGTCGAGGCGCTGGCGTCGGACCACCACCTCGTGCTGATCACCAAGGGCGACCTGCTGCACCAGGAGCGCAAGCTCGCCGCCTCGGGTCTGGGCGAGCTCTTCGACGCGGTCGAGATCGTCTCGGATAAGCGCCCCGAGACCTACGCCCGCATCTTCGGCGCCAGCCCCGGCGGCGCCGAGGCCGCGATGATGGTGGGCAATTCGCTGAAGTCCGACGTCAATCCGGCGATCCGCGCGGGCGGCTGGGGGGTCTTCGTGCCGCAGGATCTGGCCTGGAGCCTCGAACATGACGAGCGGCTCGACCACCCGCGTTTCCGCGAGATTCCTGACCTCGGGGCACTCGCGCCGCTTGTGCGCTCGCTCGACTGAGGATTTCGCCGCATTCGCGCCTCAATCGTCCTTATAGGGGTACCCGACGTCGCCCGACACAAAATGTGGGAAATCACGATCCAGAAAACAGCCAAGAATCAAGGTATTGCAGACTTTATTTTTTGTGCACTCCATGTTAGCGTTTCCCCAAACTAGAACAGTTGGCCACCGGAAAACCGGAGGCGAGAGGCAGAGAAGGCGAAAACCGTGACGGGACGGCGCAGGCAGCGACCGGGCCGAGCAGGCCTGTACATTCTCACACTCATCTGGCTCGCCCTCGTGGCGCCTCTGAGCGCGTGGGCCGCGCCCTATGCCGCGATTGTGATGGACGCCCGGTCGGGAGAGGTGCTCTTCTCCGAGAACGCCGAGACCCGGCTCCATCCCGCCTCGCTGACCAAGATGATGACGCTCTACATCGCCTTCGAGGCGGTCGAGCACGGCGAGATCTCCATGGACACCATGGTCACGATCTCCAAGCACGCCGCGGCCGAGCCGCCCTCGAAACTGGGCCTGCGCGCCGGGCAGAAGATCGCGCTGCGCTACCTCGTGCGCGCCGCCGCGGTGAAGTCCGCGAACGACGCCGCCACCGCCATCGGCGAGGCGATCGAGGGCTCGGAAGCCGCCTTCGCCCGCCGCATGAACCGCACGGCGCAGGCGCTGGGGATGACCCGCACCACCTTCCGCAATGCCAACGGCCTGACCGTCGACGGGCACCTCTCCACCGCCCATGACATGGCGATCATGGGGCGGCACATCCTTTACGACTACCCCGGTTACTACAACATCTTCTCGCGCATCACGACCGACGCGGGCATGCGCGAGGTGGCCAACACCAACCGCCGCTTCCTCGCCGCCTACAAGGGTGCCGACGGGATCAAGACCGGCTACACCCGCGCCGCGGGCTTCAACCTCGTGGCCTCGGCGGAACGCGGCCGCGAGCGGATCATTTCCGTGGTCTTCGGCGGCACCTCGACCGCCGCGCGCAACGCCAAGAGCGCCGAGCTGCTCGACCTCGGCTTCAAGCGCGCCCCGACCGACGTCGCCCTGCGCCGCCCGTCCAAGCCGCCCTACATGGGCCGCATCGGCGGCGGCGGTGCCGCGCCCGTGGAAGAGATGCTTGTGGCCAGCGCCGAGCCCGATGATTCGGGCCTGCGCGGCAAGTCGATCCGCGTCGCCCCCTCGGCCGTCGCCAAGAGCCTGCGGCCTCAGCCCCGTCC
The Salipiger sp. H15 DNA segment above includes these coding regions:
- the ruvA gene encoding Holliday junction branch migration protein RuvA, which gives rise to MIGRIAGRVDYKGDDHALIDVRGVGYVVYCSERVLMSLAPGEAAALYTDLLVREDLLQLFGFPSLVEKEWFRLLMTVQGVGAKASLAILGTLGPDGVSRAIALGDWNSIKAAKGIGPKTAQRVVNELKDKAPMIMAMGTGRVTSAEDVVIEAEPVATPAPAARKAPVPKPNASAQAEALSALGNLGYAPGEAASAVAQAAGDDPEAETPALIRAALKLLAPKG
- the ruvC gene encoding crossover junction endodeoxyribonuclease RuvC encodes the protein MRVIGIDPGLRHLGWGVIEAEGSRLRHVANGTCDSGPGTLAARLLTLHEQLTDVLHRWQPEIAAVEQTFVNRDGAGTLKLGQARGIAMLVPAQFGLEIGEYAPNTVKKTVVGVGHAAKAQVDHMVRMQLPGVVIDSPDAADALAIAICHAHHQGAQRMKVKA
- a CDS encoding DUF1127 domain-containing protein, giving the protein MAAYDYSRDATGAAGLAGRIGNVFVTGFAPVAADETPRSAGLFATLFGMVAEWNDARLTRKSLMALTDRELDDIGLTRADIPAIARRR
- a CDS encoding 50S ribosomal protein L11 methyltransferase; this encodes MARTWTAFTKLSDKTAAEALGEAIEELEPEPTGVGVFEIEDGTGTWEVGGFFLERPNDVELALLAAAFSAPPFVISEVPDQDWVDKVRRELTPVEAGRFFVYGSHDADKIPEGSEPLLIEAAMAFGTGHHGTTLGCLRALDRLANDGMVGQNVADIGCGTAVLGMAAARIWPNPVIVSDIDEVAVEVAEANVRANNLEGKVICVEAAGFGHPDLAARAPYDLVFANILKQPLIDLAPDMAAHLAPGGYAILSGILIRQADEVVAAYAEQGVELARRDEIGEWVTLTLRKPS
- the hemF gene encoding oxygen-dependent coproporphyrinogen oxidase yields the protein MTDVFDERKARASAWFRALRDEIVAAFEGLEDSHAEGPLSDAPAGRFEVTPTTRSADDGSDAGGGLMSVMRGGRVFEKVGVNVSTVYGTLGAAAQKSMAARGVPGIEADPRFWASGISLVAHMQNPHAPAVHMNTRMFWTPGAWWFGGGSDLNPCLEYDEDTAHFHAVQKSHLDPHGEALYPELKAWADEYFYIPHRKRARGVGGIFMDDRNTGDWEADFALTQDIGRAFLPAYLPLVEKRRVMGFGEAEKDAQLIHRGLYAEYNLVYDRGTKFGLATGHDPDAVLMSLPPLAKWV
- a CDS encoding SDR family oxidoreductase, with amino-acid sequence MSFSIEGKTAIVTGAANGVGLAIARHFASRGANVMFADMDENRLAKECGPVEEDSTMRYFAGDLREKLTLANLLSATLDAYDRVDILVNGARQILPTDVHDCEDVSLETMIGQNLMPAMRLSQIVAKRMIKQAEGQDTRCVGSIINISSIAATRTNPHLLGYSVSVAALDQLTRSMAVALADQKIRVNSVAFGSLMSSSLKNILKEHPGYRAEIEKHTPAGRIAGPDEVCEAVQFLASDASGFMTGQIMTVDGGRTLIDPVGAPMH
- a CDS encoding class I SAM-dependent methyltransferase, encoding MSDTRLSFALEGGLDLPSEGRILLLGAPGDFDASELPRERCTVVQRLAPDHAAWERRGWTVALAPEGEFAAAIVFLPRARDRAEAWIAEANAAAKGGLVIVDGQKTDGVDACLKALRARTEIRGQVSKAHGKTIWFAATDAFADWARGPAPLPGGQWTAPGVFSADGPDPASEALLAALPEKLGANVADLGAGWGGLAMGLLTREKIGTLHLVEADHDALDCARRNVTDPRAQFHWADALSWRPPALLDAVVMNPPFHTGRKAEPSLGQAFIDAAARVLKPSGQLWLVANRHLPYETRLSERFRNSEEIAGDTRFKILHASRPGR
- the clpS gene encoding ATP-dependent Clp protease adapter ClpS, whose translation is MTHPVTAHKFHMSDRNDPRDGEGGADVVLQTKPKTKRPPLYKVLLLNDDYTPMEFVVHVLERFFGMTHAQAFEVMLTVHKKGVAVVGVFSHEIAETKVGQVMDFARRHQHPLQCTMEKE
- a CDS encoding HAD family hydrolase: MTRKLQTIGFDADDTLWHNERFFTLTQERFAELLADHAERDHLDARLLAAETRNIGHYGFGVKGFVLSMIETAIEVTEGRVPGAVIGQILAAGQEMLSHPVELLPHAQEAVEALASDHHLVLITKGDLLHQERKLAASGLGELFDAVEIVSDKRPETYARIFGASPGGAEAAMMVGNSLKSDVNPAIRAGGWGVFVPQDLAWSLEHDERLDHPRFREIPDLGALAPLVRSLD
- a CDS encoding D-alanyl-D-alanine carboxypeptidase family protein; amino-acid sequence: MDARSGEVLFSENAETRLHPASLTKMMTLYIAFEAVEHGEISMDTMVTISKHAAAEPPSKLGLRAGQKIALRYLVRAAAVKSANDAATAIGEAIEGSEAAFARRMNRTAQALGMTRTTFRNANGLTVDGHLSTAHDMAIMGRHILYDYPGYYNIFSRITTDAGMREVANTNRRFLAAYKGADGIKTGYTRAAGFNLVASAERGRERIISVVFGGTSTAARNAKSAELLDLGFKRAPTDVALRRPSKPPYMGRIGGGGAAPVEEMLVASAEPDDSGLRGKSIRVAPSAVAKSLRPQPRPAVSSADVAPLVAGVEADIENVLESVQVAAVAAPVTQTPEPIDIARVAEDMVVAEGDTGIAPDASIKPVRRPQAMMLAAAPAAAPAPAIAEPEIVAETAEVAVASAEPAAQEVVTRVSTSGGRHWGINVGRYSSRYAAEKVLLQTALMETSTLDGSLRKVVDRAGGFDANFMGLTRETADLACRRLQARQITCFMIGPG